In one Sphingobacterium daejeonense genomic region, the following are encoded:
- a CDS encoding IS1182 family transposase: MLSTQQKIQFSSYSGLYDIIVPKDNLLRKINDLIDFSFIHEELLEKYCQTNGRTAESPIKMFKYLLLKTIYTVSDVDVVDRSRYDMSFKYFLEMAPEEDVINPSSLTKFRKLRLKDMDLLNLLINKTVTIALEKGIIKSRSIIVDATHTHSRSNPYTAQGVLKERSKLLRKAIYQIDEDYKGRLPQKNESNDLDQELAYCRELQRVLDQDQSISEIPAVKEKLNLLKETIEDTKEYYLLSKDGEARLGHKSMDSSFFGYKTHLAMTEERIITAAVVTTGEKGDGPELPRLLEISQQNGMEVDTIIGDAAYSGKDNLRLAKEQNIDIIAKLKPAVSQGSRKESDHFHYNKDAGMFVCPAGHLAIRKARQGKKNIGKNQADTYYFDVDRCKVCPLREGCYKDGSKTKTYSITIKSELHKEQMAFQQTYHYRSKSKERYKIEAKNSELKNVHGYGRADSYGIQNMEMQGAMAIFTVNLKRILKLI; encoded by the coding sequence ATGCTTTCTACCCAACAAAAAATTCAGTTCAGTTCCTATTCGGGATTGTACGATATCATTGTTCCAAAAGACAATCTACTTCGCAAAATCAACGATCTTATCGATTTCAGTTTTATACATGAGGAACTTTTGGAGAAGTATTGCCAGACCAATGGGCGTACAGCAGAGAGCCCCATCAAGATGTTCAAGTACCTTCTGTTAAAGACGATCTACACCGTTTCGGATGTTGATGTCGTTGATCGTTCCAGATATGACATGTCCTTTAAATACTTTCTGGAAATGGCCCCTGAGGAGGATGTGATCAATCCAAGTTCGCTCACCAAATTCCGTAAGCTACGGTTAAAGGACATGGACCTGTTGAACCTGTTGATCAATAAGACCGTAACGATCGCTCTTGAAAAGGGTATTATAAAATCAAGGTCCATCATCGTAGATGCCACACATACCCATTCCAGATCGAACCCATACACAGCACAGGGAGTGCTAAAGGAACGATCCAAGCTGTTGAGGAAAGCAATATATCAGATCGATGAGGACTACAAAGGGCGCCTACCACAAAAGAACGAGTCCAACGACCTGGACCAAGAGCTTGCCTATTGCAGGGAATTACAGAGAGTGCTGGATCAGGATCAATCTATCAGTGAAATACCGGCTGTAAAAGAGAAGTTGAACCTGTTGAAGGAAACCATCGAGGACACAAAGGAATACTATCTGCTCTCAAAAGATGGTGAAGCCAGGCTTGGACATAAATCAATGGACAGTAGTTTCTTTGGCTATAAAACACATCTGGCAATGACCGAGGAACGCATCATCACAGCAGCGGTCGTTACTACAGGCGAGAAAGGTGATGGTCCGGAACTGCCCCGATTATTGGAGATCAGCCAGCAGAATGGAATGGAAGTGGACACGATTATAGGCGATGCCGCATATTCTGGAAAGGACAATCTACGGCTGGCAAAAGAACAGAACATTGATATCATCGCTAAATTGAAACCGGCAGTCAGCCAGGGATCCAGGAAAGAAAGCGATCACTTTCACTACAATAAAGATGCGGGGATGTTTGTCTGTCCGGCTGGCCATCTAGCAATCCGGAAGGCCCGTCAGGGCAAAAAGAACATAGGTAAAAATCAAGCAGACACGTATTACTTCGATGTGGATAGATGTAAGGTTTGCCCTCTCAGGGAAGGATGTTATAAGGATGGGTCAAAAACAAAGACCTATTCGATAACCATTAAATCCGAACTCCATAAAGAGCAGATGGCTTTCCAGCAAACCTATCATTACCGGAGCAAGTCTAAGGAAAGGTATAAGATCGAGGCAAAGAACAGTGAGCTCAAGAATGTCCATGGTTATGGAAGAGCAGATTCCTATGGCATCCAAAATATGGAAATGCAGGGTGCAATGGCCATCTTCACGGTAAACTTGAAAAGAATCCTGAAATTGATCTAA
- a CDS encoding S9 family peptidase, producing the protein MQARKLKKLSFEQAWGRTPSLTKTISKFEGWADANHYIERSNNQLFKVNVKTGKKESYSYPVNTSTKVFVKDKDVFIQYPDGPAKQLTQSPEIEEQNPTLSPDGKYVAFTRKSDLYGLEIESGKEIRYTNDGTDVIYNGWSSWVYYEEILGRPTNYRAFWWSPNSKEIAFMRFDDTKVPMFPIYVSKGQHGYLEETRYPKAGDPNPEVKVGFVKAEGSPIVWADFNEKDDQYFGQPYWSFDSKSIMVQWMNRDQTNLKFYAVNPSNGQKSEIYNEEQPTWINLDHDERITYLADNKHYILKSDKTGWAHYYLYTLDGKLVNPITSGDWQVTSIENIDEKGKVLYFTARKENSATRDLYRVGFNGKDLKRLTFGDYTHNVLVSPDGKYFITNYSNITTPNKVALVDNKGKVVKELADSKADDFDNYKVAKREYITIPSEDGKFNLPVIITYPTDFDETKEYPVIMSIYGGPDAGSVRNTWKGTNGEYWSQEGVIQIEADHRSSSHFGKQGVAWMHRNLGNWELVDYITVAKWLKAKPWVAKDKLLITGHSYGGYMTCLALTKGADYFDFGIAGAPVTSWELYDTHYTERWMDTPQANPEGYKNGSILPYVDQYKGRLRIMHGDLDDNVHLQNTTQLVDALTDRAVPFELMIYPGSRHGFNRSKSAYDFKERTRFYYQYLLEKPVPENLR; encoded by the coding sequence TTGCAAGCGCGCAAACTAAAAAAATTATCCTTTGAGCAGGCTTGGGGAAGGACCCCATCATTAACCAAAACAATCAGCAAATTTGAAGGCTGGGCGGATGCCAACCATTATATAGAAAGATCCAATAACCAACTTTTTAAAGTCAATGTCAAAACTGGGAAAAAAGAAAGTTACTCTTATCCCGTAAATACCTCTACTAAAGTATTTGTTAAGGATAAAGATGTGTTCATCCAATATCCAGACGGACCGGCAAAACAGTTAACCCAATCTCCGGAAATTGAAGAACAAAATCCAACCTTATCCCCAGATGGTAAATATGTTGCTTTTACCAGAAAAAGTGATCTATATGGATTGGAAATTGAATCTGGCAAAGAAATAAGATATACGAATGACGGAACCGACGTAATATACAACGGTTGGTCATCTTGGGTATATTATGAAGAAATTTTAGGAAGACCCACTAACTACAGAGCTTTTTGGTGGTCTCCGAACAGCAAAGAAATCGCTTTTATGCGCTTTGATGACACCAAGGTACCTATGTTCCCCATCTATGTTTCAAAAGGACAACATGGCTATCTGGAAGAAACAAGATATCCAAAAGCTGGTGACCCTAATCCAGAAGTTAAAGTCGGTTTTGTAAAAGCTGAAGGATCTCCAATTGTATGGGCAGACTTTAACGAAAAAGATGATCAATATTTTGGACAGCCATATTGGAGCTTTGATAGTAAATCCATTATGGTTCAATGGATGAACAGGGACCAAACTAACCTGAAATTTTATGCTGTAAATCCTTCAAACGGACAGAAATCTGAAATTTACAATGAAGAACAACCTACATGGATCAATCTAGATCATGATGAGCGAATCACTTATTTGGCAGATAACAAACATTATATTCTGAAATCTGACAAGACAGGGTGGGCGCATTACTACCTGTATACTCTTGACGGAAAATTAGTGAATCCTATTACTTCAGGAGATTGGCAAGTAACATCGATCGAGAATATCGATGAAAAAGGCAAAGTTCTATATTTCACTGCTAGAAAAGAGAATTCAGCAACAAGAGATCTGTATAGAGTTGGATTTAATGGAAAGGACTTGAAAAGATTAACTTTTGGTGATTATACCCACAATGTACTGGTTTCTCCTGATGGGAAATATTTCATAACCAATTACTCCAATATCACAACTCCTAATAAAGTGGCTTTAGTAGATAATAAAGGAAAAGTTGTGAAAGAATTAGCAGATAGTAAAGCAGATGACTTTGATAATTATAAAGTTGCAAAACGTGAATATATCACTATTCCATCTGAAGATGGAAAATTTAATCTGCCTGTTATCATTACATATCCAACTGATTTCGATGAGACCAAAGAATATCCTGTTATCATGAGTATTTATGGTGGGCCTGATGCGGGTTCTGTTCGCAATACCTGGAAAGGAACCAATGGAGAATATTGGTCTCAAGAGGGTGTTATACAAATTGAGGCTGACCATAGATCTTCTAGTCATTTTGGAAAACAAGGTGTTGCCTGGATGCACAGAAACCTAGGCAACTGGGAGCTTGTGGACTATATAACTGTAGCAAAATGGCTGAAAGCTAAACCTTGGGTTGCCAAAGATAAACTATTGATCACAGGACATAGCTATGGTGGCTATATGACGTGTCTGGCATTGACAAAAGGTGCAGATTACTTCGACTTCGGTATCGCTGGGGCTCCGGTTACTAGTTGGGAATTATATGATACCCACTATACCGAGCGTTGGATGGATACACCACAAGCAAACCCTGAAGGTTATAAAAATGGTTCTATATTACCGTATGTAGATCAATATAAAGGTAGATTGCGCATCATGCACGGTGACTTGGATGACAATGTTCATTTGCAAAATACAACTCAATTGGTAGACGCTTTAACCGATAGAGCAGTACCTTTTGAGCTGATGATTTATCCTGGAAGCAGACATGGTTTCAACCGGTCGAAAAGTGCTTACGACTTCAAGGAACGCACTAGATTTTATTACCAATATCTATTGGAAAAACCTGTGCCCGAGAATTTAAGATAA